DNA from Sorangium aterium:
GCTCGTCCTTGCGGCGAGCGTGCGAGGTGGAGGATGGTGCGTCCAACGCTCGCCATCGAGGCAGGGGCGGATGCCCTTGTGTCGAGGCGTCGTGCGAGCAACGAGGAGCGCTCTGGTGAGTTGCCTTGCCTGGGCCTCTTCCTGGTCACGGGCCGGCTTGGCGGAGAGATCGTCTCCCGCACGGCGATCGAGATGGTGCATCCCCCTGTCGAGGCAGGCAGCGTGGACGACCCTGGCGCTGGTGAGATGATCGCGCCGCAGTGTCGGGACGAAGTGCGGCTCACGATGAGCCCGCGTCGAACAGGCCGCGCCGAGGACGAGCGTCTGCAGCCGGGACCGAGCGGCGTGCAGGTGACCTTCGCCGGTGTACTGCTCGCACCAGGGGCGGCGTACATCGTCTACGCAGGCGATATGCACATCTACCGGTTCCGTGGGGGGAAGCTGGAGGCGCGACCGCGTGATGTTGCGGCGGTCGACGGCGGGGCGTTGGACGGATCCATCCCGCTGGACGCCCCAGCCATGCTGGTGCAACACGCCGGCGCGGCCGCACGCGCGCTCGGCTGCGACGCAGCGGTGGAGATGACGGCCCAGGTCGAGAACACGGCGCCGGGCGACATTTTCCTCGCGTGCTCGGGGGACCTCTGGGGCTCGGTGTCCGAGCAGCGCATCGCCGGCATCCTCGCAGCGCACCGCGAGCTGCGGCTGGCGGCGAGCCTGCTGATGGACTGCGCTCATGAGAACGGCGAGGTCGAGCAGGCAATGTGCGTCCTGGCCCGTGTGGCAGGGTCTGTGGGTTGACTTCGTAAGGAGGAGCGACGCAGACGCGCCGGAGCGCAGCGAGGCTGTGGCGAGGCGACCCCTCCCGTCCCGCGCGGAGCGCGGGACTTGGGAGGGGCGGACCGCGCGCAGGCCCGCAGGGCCGAGCACGGGCCGGGGGTGGGCAGCATTCCTGGGGGCGAAGGTGGCGGCGCGATGGGCGGGGCGGCGATCTTCCCGGGAGCCATGCCGGGCGCCGGAGCGAGCGGAGGCAGCGGCGGACCCCGCGGCTGCGGCGGGCTGCCCGGGCAGGGCGGCGGAGCAGGCCTCTCCGTGAGCAAGCGATACGGCAGCGGCGGCGAGCAGAGCCCGCTGGACTGCTGGTGGCGGGGAGCGCTGTAGAAAAAATGAGATGTGGTATGATTTCGTGGCAATTTCGGAGAGCTGAACGTAACTCGGTAAAACGGTAACGATGATTCGAAGAAACCCCTTGGCGAGCTCATTCGTTGCCGGCAGAATGGGCACCGCCCGAATTCAAGGAGCCCCATGCCGAAGCGCCGAAGGTCCCGCGGAGACGACCCCCCTCCCTCTGGTAAGCGCCCCAGCTTGAGCAAGATGGGGGAGTGGGAGCGGATGTGGGTACGGAGGCTGGGTCTCGAAGACATCGACTGGGATCCCGAGAAGTATTGTATGCACTGCATCGCGGAGCGGGCGGCTCGCGAAGAGGCGGCGGCGGAGGAGCTCGCGCCGCCGTCAGGGCCCAGACTGCCCGCGTCGCAGAGCCTCTTGTGGGCCAAGAACCCACGCCCGGTAGGTGGTCCCAAAGAGCGCAGCAAGCGCCGCCCCAGACTGATGCTCGTGCCCTCGGTACACCGCAAAGGCGAGGATTCTTGAGCGAGAGGCCCCTTCGCGAGGGGGCTGGATCGAGCGAGTCGACCAGAGGGTATGGGGGACGCTGGCTCTGATGTGCTCTCCGGGAATCTGTCGTGTTGTGTCGGAACACCGCATCTCCGGCATCCTCGCTGCGCATCGCGAGTCGCTGCGCGCGGCGCGCCACCTGTGCTGCGCGCGGCGTGCCATGTGCGCGAGTCGCGCCTTCGGATGGATGGACTGCGCTCATGAGCTCACGCCGCGATCCCGAGCGCGCACCGCGCGCCCTGGCGCGCGGCGGCGACGGCCGAGGCGCTCCGCCATGAGCACGAGCGGCCCGAGCGTGCGCCCACGCCTCGCGCAGGCCCACGCCGGCGCGCCGCTCTCCCCGGCCCCGCTGGCCTCCCGCCCGAACGCCTGGCCGCAGCGCCGTCGCACGCAGGAAGCGCACCACGGCCTACCTCCGTGCGCCCCGCTCCTGCTACCCTCCGGGCCGTGGCGATAACGACCGATTTCCTCGTCATCGGCAGCGGTGTGGCTGGGCTGACCTTCGCGCTCGAGGCGGCCGAGCACGGCGAGGTGATCATCGTCACCAAGCGCGCGCGTGACGAATCCAACACGAAGTACGCTCAGGGCGGCATCGCCGCGGCCTTCGCCCCGGACGACTCCCCCGAGGCGCACATCGCCGACACGCTCGAGGCGGGGGCGGGGCTCTGTCACGAGGTGGTCGTCGAGATCTGCGCGCGGGAGGGGCCCGAGCGGGTGCGTGAGCTCATCGCGCGGGGCGCCCAGTTCGACCACGAGAACGGCCAGGTGCGCCTCGGGCGCGAGGGAGGGCACTCCGCGCGGCGGATCGTGCACGCCGCCGACGCCACCGGCCTCGAGATCGAGCGCGCGCTCCTCGAGCAGGCCCGGCAGAACCCGAACATCCGCTTCGCCGAGCACCACACGGCGATCGACCTCATCCCGCTCTCCCGGTTCGGCGGGCCGGACATCTGCGCCGGCGCCTACGTGCTCGACGAGACCGACGCCGCGCTGAACGGGCCGCGGCCGCGCGACTCGGAGCGGCCGGCGCCCAGGCACCGGCCAGCCTCGAAGCCGCACGTCGTCGAGACGTACCTCGCGCGGGCGACCGTGCTCGCGACCGGCGGCGCAGGCAAGGTCTACCTCTACACGACGAACCCCGACGTCGCGACGGGCGACGGCGTCGCCATGGCCTACCGGGCAGGCGCCGAGATCGCGAACATGGAGTTCTACCAGTTCCACCCGACGTGCCTGTTCCACCCGGAGGCAAAGAGCTTCCTCGTCAGCGAGGCGCTGCGCGGCGAGGGCGCCATCCTCCGGCTGCCGGACGGGACGGCCTTCATGGCCAGCCACGATCCGCGCAAGGACCTCGCGCCGCGCGACATCGTGGCGCGGGCCATCGACTTCGAGATGAAGCGGACCGGCTCGGACTACGTGCTGCTCGACATCACCCACCGGCCGGCGAGCTTCGTCCGCGAGCACTTCCCGACCATCCACGCGCAGTGCCTCCGCTACGGCATCGACATCACCGTGCAGCCGATCCCCGTCGTGCCGGCCGCCCACTACATGTGCGGCGGGATCACCACCGACCTCTACGGCAGGACGACGATCCCCGGGCTGTGGGCGATCGGCGAGTGCACGTGCACGGGGCTGCACGGCGCGAACCGGCTCGCCTCGAACTCGCTGCTCGAGGGGCTCGTCTTCGGCCACCGCGCGGCCGCGCGCCTCGGCACCCAGATCGCCGAGCTCCGGCAGAGCGCGTTCCCCGATGTGCCCGAGTGGCAGGTCGGCAACGCGGTCGCCAGCGACGAGGAGGTCGTCGTCGCCCACAACTGGGACGAGCTGCGCCGCACCATGTGGAACTACGTCGGCATCGTCCGGTCCGACGCCCGCCTCCGGCGCGCCGCCCGGCGGATCTCGCTGCTCCAGGAGGAGATCCGCGAGTACTACTGGAAGCACCTGGTCACCCGGGATCTGCTCGAGCTGCGGAACATCGCCACCGTGGCCGAGCTCATCGTCGGCTGCGCCTCCGCCCGGCACGAGAGCCGGGGGCTGCACACGACGATCGACTACCCGGAGACGAACGATCGCCTCGGCACGGACACGGTCGTGAAGCGCGGCGTCCTGCCTTATCTGCGAGGTCGATGAGCGATCTGCACGGCACCCCCGACCCTCCGCCGAGCGGCGGAGGGCCCGGTCCGCTCGTCCGGCGAGGCGGCGAGGAGCGACCGATGTCGATCCCCGGCGCCATCGGCTGGACCGTGGGCGTCACCGCGCTGTTCCTGTTCCTGCTCGGCCTGATCTCCTCCTTCCGGATGGAGCCGGCGCTCGACGGCGCGGGCTCGTTCCGGCCGGCGCCGAAGCTCGACGTCATCGGCAGCTTCGCGTGCCAGGCCGCCGCGTACCTGTTCGGGCTCTTCGGCGTGCTCCAGGTGCACGCGCCCCGCGCGTCGATCCGGCAGTTCCTCGGCCTGCGCAGGACGCACGTGGCGTTCTACCCGCTCGCGATCGCGCTCGGCTTCGCGCTCGAGGGGCCCATCGCAGCGCTCTACACGGCGATCGAGGCGCGCTGGCCGTCGGGGATCGACGACGCCGAGCTCGTCCGGGTCTTCGTCGACGCGAGCGCGCCCGAGCGGGCCGCGCTCGGCCTCATCTTCATCGTGCTGGGCCCCGCGCTGGAGGAGATCTTCTTCCGGGGAGCGCTCGCCCGCCCGCTGCGCTGGACGCACCGCGCCCCGCTCGTCATCGCGATCACGGCCGCGCTCTTCGCGGCGGCCCACGTCGGGTGGCAGAAGTTCCTGCCGATCGGGATCTTCGGCGTGGCCCTCGGCGTCCTCCGCGTCGCGAGCGGCTCGCTCTTGCCGTCCATCCTCCTCCACGGCACCTACAACGCCATCCAGTGCTTCACGCTCCTCTCCGCGGCGCGCGCGGGGGCCGTCGACGACGCGTCCTCGGCTGCCGGCGCCGCGGCGAGCCCCGTGTGGCTCGTGGCGGTGAGCTCCGCCTCTGCGCTCTTGTTGACCGCGCTCGCCTTCGTCCTCGGCCATCGCGCCGAGGGGGCGGCCCGCGCGAGGGAAAAGGACCTCTCATGATGCCGGCTTTCGGGAGCCAGGGCGGCGGCGAGAGCCGAGCCGCGCAGATCGCAGCGGGGGACGGCGAGGGCCGCGCCGCCGGGGCCGTGGACGCGAGCGGCGAGGGCCGCGCCGCCCCGCGCGCGGGGGCGAAGCGGGCGCGCGTCAGCCTCTGCCTGCCGGGGGGCGGCCTGACGGGCGCGCTCTACCAGATCGGCGCGCTCGCGGCGCTCGAGGACGGGGTCGAGGGGATCGACAACCAGAGCTTCTCGCTCTACCTCGGGCACGGCAGCGGCGCCGCGGTCGCCGCGGCCCTGGCGGGCGGCATCCCGATCGAGCGGCTCTACCGCGCCCTGCTCGATCCGGTCGACAACTTCTTCCCGCTGGAGCGCAGCCACCTCCTCCACATCGACGCCGGCGAGTGGCGGCGCGCGCTCAGCACCAGCCTGGTCGCGCTCCGCCACGCGATCGTCCGGCTCACGACCCGGGGCGACGCGACCCCGAACGCGCCGGCGCAGCAGTACCTGTTCGAGCAGCTCGATCGCTTCAACGACTCGCTCCCTGCGGGGCTCTTCCAGCTCGATCGGTACGAGCGGTTCCTCGCCGAGTTCTTCCTGAGGCGCGGCATCCCGAACTCGTTCCGCGCGATGCCGCGGACGCTGCGCATCCCGGCGCACGACCTCGACTCGGGCGAGCGCGTCATCTTCGGCGCCGAGGGGTTCGACCATGTCCCCGTGTCGCTCGCATGCGCGGCGTCGCTCGCGCTCCCGCTGTTCTTCTCGCCGGTGCGCGTCGAGCACCGCCACTACCTCGACGGCGGGCTGGGCCACGTGGCGCACCTCGATCTCGCGCAGGCCGCCGGCGTCGAGCTCACGATCGTCGTGAGCCCGCTCGTGCCCGTCTCCACCGCGCACCGCCCCGTCCCGACAGGGCACGGCGTGCGCGAGAGCGTGCGCGACAAGGGCATGCTCTGGATCTTCAACCAGGCGATGCGGATCGGCGCGCACGCCCGGCTCCACCAGGCGGTGGGGCGCGCGCTCGCCGAGGGCAAGATGCAGGTCCTCGTGCTCGAGCCCGCGCGGAACGACGCGCTGCTGTTCCTCCACAACCCCGCCAACCTGCGCGCGCGGCGTGCCATCCTGGAGTACGCCTACCGGACGACGCGCGAGCGCATCGCGGTCTGGATGGAAAAGAACCGCGCGGTGGTCGAGGCGATGGGGTGGCACGAGGCCCGCGCCTCGGGCGGGTCGACGGGCTGAGGCGGATCGGCCGCGCGAGGGGCTGGTGAGCCGGCCGAGGGCGCATCGGCGAGCCGAGGGCCCGCTCGGACGGCGAGATCAGCTGGCGAGCGATGAGAACCGGGCGATCGTCAGCTCGTCGGGCGGGATGCTGATGCGGGCGCGCGGGATGGCGACGCCGTGGAGGTAGCGCCAGCCCTCGCCGTCGTGGAGGAAATCGGACAGCTCGACGAACGAGCGATCCACGCCGGCCTCGAAGATCTTGGCGAGGAACAGCACCGACGCCGAGTCGCCGCTCTGCAGGCTGTCGAGGATCTGGAGGCCCCGGTACCGGTGGTGGTGGATCGTCACCTTCAGCTCGCGGAGCACCTGGTCCCTGTCGCGCCCGCGGTCGATGTGGCCCATGTGCAGCGTCCGCCAGAGGTAGGCGGTGTCTCCGACCGCGAACGCGGCGTACCGCGAGCGCATCAGCGTCACGGCGTCGGGCGCCTCGCGATCGCCCAGATGGCAGGGGGCGCAACACTCGCGGTACGAGCGCCCCGAGCCGCACGGGCACGGGCGGGAGAGGGTCCCCGTACCAGGACGAACATCTCGGGTCATGGGCGTTCTCTACACGGGTTCGTGCGCCGTTGCAGCGCCCTGGGCGCGTCGAGGTGGGCGCGGCGGGTGTGCGGCAGAACGGCGCGGCACGGCATGGCGCCGTCCACGGACGACCCGCGCGCGTCCCTGAGCGAAGCCTCTTGCGGGGCGCCGGCGAGGACGGTAAGGCGGGCGGGAAGTATGCCCGCAGCGCGCGCTCACGCGGCGGCCCTCCTCCTGGCCCTCGCCCTGGTTCTGGGGGGCTGCAAGCGCCAATACGCCATCGGCGATCACGTCCTCGTGACGTGGGAAGGGAACGTCTACCCGGCCGAGGTCATCGAGGTCCTGGGTCCGACGAAGTTCAAGATCCACTACCAGGGCTACGATGACATCTGGGATGAAGTTGTACCTCGCGAACGGATCCGCGGCCTCGTCGAGGGCAACGTCGTCAACCCGCCGCCGCCGCCGAAGGTCCGGAGCAAGGGGCTGCAGGCATCGCAGACGAACGTCTACAAGATCGGCGACAGGGTCCGCGTCGAGTGGCACGGGCAGATGTACCCGGCGGTCGTCACCGGCATCGTCGGTCAAGAGCGCTACCGCATCCACTACGACGGCTACGGATCGGAGTGGGACGAGACGGTCGGGCTTTCCAGGATTCAGGCCAAGTAGCGTGAAATGTTCATGCGCGGTCATTTTCCCCCTGGCGCTGGCCATGGGGCCGAATTAAGAGCCGCGCCGAATTTCTGACTGGGCGATCGCAAGAGTGCGCCGCCTGGCTGACGTTCGATGCGTGCCGCACGCCCTCCACGGGCACGCCCTCACGGGTGCGCGGCGGGGAGCCTTCTGTGATCAGCGAACTGTCCAAGCTGCGCAACATCGGGATCAGCGCCCACATCGATTCGGGCAAGACAACGCTGACCGAGCGTATCCTCTTCTACACCAAGCGGATCCACGCCATCCACGACGTCAAGGGCAAGGACGGCGTCGGCGCGAAGATGGACTCGATGGATCTCGAGCGCGAGCGCGGGATCACCATCCAGTCCGCGGCCACGCACTGCTTCTGGAACGGGCACCAGATCAACGTGATCGACACGCCCGGCCACGTGGACTTCACGATCGAGGTCGAGCGCGCGATGCGCGTGCTCGACGGGGCGATCCTGGTCCTCTGCGCCGTCGCCGGCGTGCAGAGCCAGTCGCTCACGGTCGACCGCCAGATGCGCCGCTACGGCGTCCCGCGCATCGCGTTCGTGAACAAGTGCGACCGCGCCGGCGCGAACCCGCTGCGGGTCCGCGCGCAGCTGCGCGAGAAGCTCAACCTGAACCCGGTCCTGCTGCAGCTGCCGATCGGGCTCGAGGACAAGTTCGAGGGGGTCGTCGACCTCATCGCGATGAAGTCCTACCGGTTCGAGGGGGCGAACGGCGAGAAGATCATCGTCGGCGAGATCCCGGCCGAGATGGCCGACGAGGTGAAGACGGCGCGCGAGGAGATGCTCGACGCGCTCTCGATGTACTCCGACGAGCTCACCGAGGCGATCCTCGAGGAGCGCGTCACCGAGGAGCTCCTCCAGAAGGCGATCCGCGACGCGACCGTGAAGCTCCAGATCGTCCCGGTGATGATGGGGTCGGCCTACAAGAACAAGGCGGTGCAGGTCCTGCTCGACGGCGTGACCCGTTACCTGCCGACGCCCGCCGACATCACGAACAAGGCCGTGGATCTCGACAAGGACGAGGCCGAGGTCGTCCTGTCGAGCGACTCGGAGAAGCCGCTCGTGATGCTCGCGTTCAAGCTCGAGGACGGCCGCTTCGGCCAGCTCACGTACCTGCGGGTCTACCAGGGCAACCTGGCCCGCGGGGGCGAGATCACGAACACCCGCACGGGCAAGCGCCACAAGGTCGGCCGGCTCGTCCGCATGCACGCGGACGAAATGGAGGACATCGACTCCGCGGGCGCGGGCGACATCGTCGCGATGTTCGGCATCGACTGCAACTCCGGCGACACCTTCACGGACGGGACCCTGAGCGTCGCGATGACGTCGATGCACGTGCCCGAGCCCGTCATCTCGCTCACCGTGACGCCCAAGGACAACAAGGCCCAGGCGAACATGTCGAAGGCGCTGCGCCGCTTCACGAAGGAAGACCCGACCTTCCGCGTCGGGGCCGATCCGGAGAGCGGCGAGACGATCATTCAGGGCATGGGCGAGCTCCACCTGGACGTCTACATCGAGCGCATGAAGCGCGAGTACGCGGCCGAGGTGGTCACGAGCCCGCCGCGCGTCGCGTACCGCGAGACGATCACGCGCCGCGTGGACTTCAACTACACGCACAAGAAGCAGACCGGCGGCTCCGGCCAGTACGGCAAGGTCGGCGGCTTCATCGAGCCGTGGACGGAGGCGCCGTTCCGGTTCGACGACCAGGTCGTCGGCGGCGCGATCCCGCGCGAGTTCATCCCGGCGGTCGAGAAGGGCTTCGTGTCGATGCTCGCCAAGGGGCAGCTCATCGGCGCGCCCGTCACGGGCGTGTCGGTCACGCTGAACGACGGCGCGGCCCACGCGGTCGACTCGTCCGACATCGCCTTCCAGGAGGCCGCGCGCGGCGCCTGGCGCGAGACGTACCCCAAGGCCGGCCCGCAGATCCTGGAGCCGCTGATGAAGGTCGCCTGCGAGGGTCCGAGCGAGTACCAGGGCGGCATCGTCGGCATCCTCATGCAGCGGCGCGGCATCATCGTGGGTTCGACCGAGGCAGACGGCTTCTGCCGCGTCGAGGCGGAGGTGCCGCTCTCCGACATGTTCGGCTTCTCGACGGTCCTCCGCTCCGCCACCCAGGGCAAAGCCGAGTTCACGATGGAGTTCTCGCGCTATGCTCCTCTTCCGGCGGCGCTTGGTGAGGAGCTCATCAAGAAATACCGGGAAGAGCAGGCGAAGAAGGCCAAGTGAGGGGGTCGGCATGTACCGCAAAGAGGTAAACGAGCGGAGCCCCATGCGGGTCTTCGAGGGGTCGATGCACGGCGGGCTGGGTCGCGGCAACGTCGGCGTCATCGTCTCCCGGCCCGGCGTGGGCAAGACGGCGTTGCTCGTGCAGATCGCGCTCGACGATCTGCTCCGGGACCGCCGGGTGCTCCACATCTCGCACGAGAACGCGGTCGATCACGTCCGCGCGTACTACGACGAGATCTTCCACGATCTCGCGCAGTCGATGCGGCTCGAGGAGCCGGAGGCCGTCCGGCTCGAGGTCGAGCGGCACCGGCAGATCTACTCGCACCTCGGCCACGTGAAGGCGTCGGCCGACGCGCCCGAAGAAGCGGCGCGCCTGTGGGTCGAGAAGATGCTCGAGACGGTGGCGTTCGCGCGCGGCGTCGCCCACTTCGAGCCCGACGTGATCATCGTCGACGGCTTCGACGTGGCGGTCGCGTCGGAGCAGGCGATGGAGGCGCTCGGGCGGCTCGCGAAGGAGCGCTCCGCCGAGGTCTGGGTCGCGGCCCAGGTCGACGAGGCGGGCCCTCCGGGCAAGCTCCCGGCCGCGCTCCAGAGCGTCGAGCGCCACCTCAGCGTGGTCGTCTACCTGCAGCCGGAGCGCGACGTGGTCCGCCTGCGGCTGCTGAAGGACCACGGCAACAAGGACCTCGCCGATCTCCACCTGCGCCTCGACCCCCACTCGATGCGCGTCATCGACGAGGACGTGCGCCCCCCCTCGGAGCGGCCGAGGGACCCGCGGAGCTTCCGCCTGCACTCGGGCGGCGCCAAGGGGGCCGAGGCCGAGTTCGGCGCGTGTGCCGAGCGGTACGGGGTGCAGGAGCTGAACTACAGCTTCGAGGGCCACCGGCTCCTCGAGCGCCAGCGCGGCGTGGTCGTGCTGGGGGACGACGAGCTGCGCAAGGGCGACTTCAGCCTCGTCTACGTGTCGCGGCGCCTCGGCCGCGTGCTGAGCGAGATCCCGCTCGTGCGCAACATCCTCCAGACGATCTGGCACCAGATCAACGCGGCCAGCCAGGTCTTCGTCGTGGGGACGCTCCAGGAGGACGGCACCGTGCGCGGCGGCACCGGCTGGGGCGCGGAGCTCGCGCGCCTCTGGAAGAAGCAGCTGTTCGTCTACGATCAGGAGAAGCGCGGCTGGTTCCGCTGGAGCGGCTCGGCCTGGGAGATGGCGCGGCAGCCGTGCATCGCCAGCGAGAACTTCGCCGGCATCGGCACGCAGGATCTCAACGACGCCGGCCGCGACGCGATCCGCGACCTCTTCGCGCGGAGCTTCGGCGAGCCTGGCTGAGCGCCGATCGCAGGGGCGCCCTCCGCCGCGAACGCGGCCGCGGGGGCGCCTCGCTGCGGCGCGCAGCAGGCCGGCGTGAAGCGGGCCTGCTGCGCCGAGCCGCTCAGGCCGTGTGCTTCTGGATCAGCTGGGCGAGGCGCGGGACCGCTTCCTCGACGTTCTTCTTCGCCGAGCCGCGCAGCTTCTCGTAGGTGCCGCGCACGACGCTGCTCGACGACGACTTCGCCTTCTCGTCGGTGATGCTGAGGAGCGCATCGGCGATCCGCGAGCGGTTCGACGTGAAGAAGGAGCTCGGGTTCCCGCCGCTCGAGGCCTCGGTCCAGATGGGATCGAGCTTCTTGGCGAACTCGGGCAGGAGCTTCTCGACCACCTGCTGGATGAAGCCGGGCTTGATGCCCTTCACGGCCGCGTAGCCGGCCTTGACCGCCAGGCCGGAGAGTCCGCTCTTCGAAGCCACCTCCTCGTCGACCAGCGTGCAACAGTCGGCGACGACCTTGGATTTCTTGTTCGCATCGAGCAGCGTTTCGCTGAGACCCATTCTCGAACTCCTCCGGGCGCTTCGGAGACCGGTCGCGGCCCCCAGACCCATGTCAGCATGACCCCCGGCAGGGAGCCGCGACCCCGTCGAGCGGACAGGTGGTCCGCTCCCGACCACACCGAAGCGCGGCTCTTACCACAGCAGCCCGAAGGCCGGCATCGCAAGCGCCCACCCGGGAAACCGTCGGTCCAGGACGGCTCTCGTCCGACGTCGGCCGTCCTGGATGGCAATGCAACGCCGTCTCGCGCTCGATTCTCGGAAATGCCGCGCGGAGACCACATGCATGGCCGCCCCTCGCGCGCCATACTCAAGATGTAATTTGAATCACAGTTTGGCGTGGCGGGCGCTCGCCGCTGTCGTGTTGCGAGGCCTGCGGGGGGCTCATGGACGTTACCTGCGAAATCTGCGGAATCGTCACCACGGTGTCGAGCGACGCGCGCGGCGGGGCTGCGCTCGAGTGCAGCGTCTGCGGCGGTGCGATGCTCCGTGCGCACGGGAGGGGCGCGGCCTCGCCGCCGGCGGGAGGCGCCGGCCATCGATCGAGCCGGCCTCCTCCGCCGCTCCGGCGATCGAGCGCGCCCTCGGTGCCACGGAGCGACGATGACCCGACGATGATGGACCTCCGGTCGCTCGCGCTGAAGTCGTTCATCGCGACGCTTCCCGCCGCGACGACGACGTCGAGCGCGTCCACGGCGAGCTCGGTCGGGCCGGGCAGCGGCCCGGTCGCCCCGGCGGCGGTGGGCCTGACGACGCCGCAGGCGAGCCGGGGCGCGGAGTCGATCGCGTCGATCGCGTCGACCGCGTTCGCGGGCACGCCGCCGGTCGGGGTCGATGCGCCGAGCGTGAGCGATGTGATGGGCGTCCACGACGCGCTCGTGCCTGTCGCGGTGCCCTTGCGGGCGCGATCACGAGCCCGCGTGCGCGTCCTCGCGGCGGCGACCGTGGTCGGCGCCCTGGTGATCGCCGTCGGGCTCACGCTGATCGTCGGCGGAATGTCGCGCGCGCCGGGGGATGACGTGCCGCCTGCAGCGCAGCGCGGCGTGTCCCGGGCCGGGGAGATCGCGCGGGAGGTGAGCGTGCCGGTCGCGGCGCCTGGCCCTCGGAGGAGGGCGCTGCGCGGGCCCGACGCGCGCGCGCCAGCGGCCGACGACGACGACGCCAGCGCCGCCGAGCCCGTCCCGGCGCCGCAGGCGCGCGCCGCACCGGAGACGGGCGCGCGCGAGGCCTCCGGGGCGGGGGTGCGCCCGCCCGCCGCGTCGGGGGCGCGCGCCCGGCCGGAGCGTCAGCCTTCACCTCCGCCCGCGTCCGAGGAGGTGTCGCGGCCCCAGCCGCCGGTGTCGCTCACCGACGCGATGGCCGCCGCTGTCGCCGACACGCCGGCTCCCGCCGCTGCGGAGACGCAGCCCCAGGCCGACACCGGCGAGGAATAACCCGCGCCGAGGGCGCGCGCGCTCGGCGAGCGTCAGCGCTGCGCTCTGCGGCGCCGTCGCGTGCGGCCGGCCGCGGCCACGGCCGCCGCGAGCGCCGAGGGCGCGGCGTCACGGCCGCTGCTCGCGAGGCGGCAGCCGCATCCGGCGTCCTCCCGGAGATCGCCGCTGCTGCCGCCGCCGCCGTTGCTGTCGTTGTCGCTACCGCCGGCGGCGTCCGCTCCGGCGGCGCCCGCTCCGGCGGCGCCCACGCCGCCGGCGCCCACGCCGCCGGCGCCGCTGCTCGAGGGGCCGCCGCCGCCGCTGCCGCTCGCGGCGCTCTCCTCGAAGTACGCGCCGCAGGCCGGGCCGACGACGAGCCCGTCGCGCGCCGC
Protein-coding regions in this window:
- a CDS encoding DUF6918 family protein encodes the protein MGLSETLLDANKKSKVVADCCTLVDEEVASKSGLSGLAVKAGYAAVKGIKPGFIQQVVEKLLPEFAKKLDPIWTEASSGGNPSSFFTSNRSRIADALLSITDEKAKSSSSSVVRGTYEKLRGSAKKNVEEAVPRLAQLIQKHTA